Proteins encoded in a region of the Mesotoga sp. BH458_6_3_2_1 genome:
- a CDS encoding winged helix-turn-helix domain-containing protein produces the protein MNALERVKIRFGRAFDFLPSIYRLTNDERLTKHFLELTPGYRPVGELAEWVRTTKKKLPETILEKMSLYFDWKAPLGMRISPVMSEESFESVQALLQKIALVSPKDMIKDFLLIGLGPRSVGYDEGVVDKILDDQKEALVFLAEKAVLTPQQKAVMLDFISDPEKMKDDYLHLLQWYEEHVYSTSPYDEKKLKESQEYLQRNLSTHGNGYLLKLTDNLHYEELDEDRKILLVLSYFIENAQGGIFHPRSESDVFIVGFNFVSSVLERDSVSIASRRYGALSNPNRIRLLNALFGKRLTGYELSRSMKLSNAELTEAFSALVACGLVKTFRLNDRIIFTADRDEVIEMLTCVLDAPS, from the coding sequence TTGAATGCGCTTGAAAGAGTTAAGATAAGGTTTGGAAGGGCCTTCGATTTCCTGCCGAGCATATATCGACTAACAAATGACGAGAGACTGACAAAGCACTTTTTGGAACTGACTCCGGGCTACCGTCCCGTGGGAGAGCTTGCCGAATGGGTAAGGACTACCAAGAAGAAGCTGCCGGAAACGATTCTCGAGAAAATGAGTCTGTACTTCGACTGGAAAGCACCGCTTGGAATGAGAATAAGTCCTGTCATGTCTGAAGAGAGTTTCGAAAGTGTTCAAGCTTTGTTGCAGAAAATCGCCTTAGTCTCTCCGAAAGACATGATAAAGGATTTCTTGTTGATTGGGTTAGGACCGAGATCTGTCGGGTACGATGAAGGGGTTGTAGACAAAATACTGGACGACCAAAAGGAGGCACTCGTCTTCCTTGCGGAAAAGGCTGTTCTTACACCTCAGCAAAAGGCGGTTATGCTTGATTTCATATCGGATCCGGAAAAGATGAAGGATGACTACCTTCATCTCTTGCAGTGGTATGAAGAACATGTGTATTCAACCTCTCCCTACGATGAGAAGAAGTTGAAAGAAAGTCAGGAATACCTCCAAAGAAATCTCTCCACCCACGGCAACGGGTATCTCCTGAAGCTCACGGACAATTTGCATTATGAAGAACTCGATGAGGACCGGAAGATCCTTCTAGTCCTTTCATATTTCATAGAGAACGCTCAGGGCGGTATTTTTCATCCGCGTTCTGAGAGCGATGTCTTCATCGTTGGCTTCAATTTCGTCAGTTCTGTTCTCGAAAGAGATTCGGTCAGTATTGCTTCCAGAAGATACGGAGCTCTCTCAAATCCGAATCGCATAAGACTGCTCAATGCACTTTTTGGGAAACGTCTTACCGGCTACGAGCTGTCGCGATCAATGAAGTTGTCTAACGCGGAGTTGACAGAGGCTTTCTCGGCCTTGGTAGCATGTGGACTGGTCAAGACTTTTCGTCTGAACGATCGGATTATCTTCACAGCCGACAGAGATGAAGTGATCGAAATGTTGACATGTGTACTTGACGCCCCGAGCTAG
- a CDS encoding aldo/keto reductase, with protein MEYRKLGKTGLELSLLGLGGFHLLEIELDTVKEIVKRYLEAGGNYFETARSYGDGVSERKLSTVLPKEGIVVASKTGSRERQSSEKDLLSTLKALGRDHIDILFLHAVTKNDYWEAISSSDGALKTVEWAKREGLIRYVGITSHGYGGTLLKALKEYPFDLFMTQMNYYDRFNFPEIETKVIPYAVSNNIGIVAMKSLADGYLWRSVENAFRYTKTIPVSCIVSGINSLDQLEEDLKLIEKDPFSPEELERLFFEGPELGNYVCRQCMKCLPCPQGINIPGHFLAEGRYDRQMLDGKVRSAADYALRDRLAHWFGSEDQGIAEYKSMIPGVDACTDCGICNERCPYGIDIPRKLRIVKSKITEGYVW; from the coding sequence ATGGAATATCGTAAACTTGGGAAGACAGGACTTGAGCTCTCCCTTTTGGGGTTGGGAGGGTTTCATCTGCTTGAAATTGAGCTTGACACAGTAAAAGAGATTGTGAAGAGATACCTGGAGGCGGGTGGCAATTACTTCGAAACCGCAAGATCTTATGGTGACGGTGTATCTGAGAGAAAGCTCTCCACAGTACTTCCAAAGGAAGGAATTGTAGTAGCCTCCAAGACAGGAAGCAGAGAGAGGCAATCTTCGGAAAAAGACTTATTATCTACCCTTAAGGCACTCGGAAGGGATCACATAGATATCCTCTTCCTTCACGCCGTAACCAAAAACGACTACTGGGAAGCCATTTCTTCCTCGGATGGAGCGTTGAAAACGGTGGAATGGGCGAAAAGGGAAGGCCTAATAAGATATGTGGGTATAACCAGTCACGGTTACGGAGGAACGCTTCTAAAGGCGCTTAAAGAGTACCCCTTCGATCTTTTCATGACACAGATGAACTATTACGACAGATTCAACTTCCCCGAAATAGAAACGAAAGTCATTCCATATGCGGTGTCGAACAATATTGGAATTGTCGCAATGAAATCTCTGGCAGACGGCTACCTCTGGAGAAGCGTTGAGAATGCCTTCAGATATACTAAGACAATACCTGTTTCGTGCATCGTCAGTGGGATCAATTCTCTGGATCAGCTTGAAGAGGATCTGAAGTTGATAGAGAAAGACCCCTTTTCTCCTGAAGAGCTCGAGCGGCTGTTTTTTGAGGGACCAGAACTCGGCAATTACGTTTGCAGACAGTGCATGAAATGTCTCCCATGCCCTCAGGGCATTAACATTCCCGGTCATTTTCTTGCAGAGGGTCGTTACGACAGGCAGATGTTGGATGGAAAAGTTAGAAGCGCTGCAGACTATGCCTTAAGGGACAGACTCGCTCACTGGTTTGGAAGCGAAGATCAGGGTATTGCTGAATATAAATCAATGATTCCCGGTGTCGATGCCTGTACCGACTGCGGCATATGCAACGAGCGATGTCCTTACGGGATAGATATTCCGAGGAAGCTTAGAATCGTGAAGTCCAAGATTACGGAAGGGTATGTCTGGTAA
- a CDS encoding DUF6512 family protein, whose protein sequence is MNKTRFFQWEVFGFFFIFFLGALLHMVYEWSNGNIVVGALTPVNESIWEHLKMVFLPGIVLLVLEAILCKEITFPSLILGKTLGIYIMCGTILGGFYFYTLFIHHVLIIDILLMAIAVALGQVVSYFVSSRVEIGRALALLSLVMLFALGVAFVVFTFIPPHWEPFKDSLTGGYGIQ, encoded by the coding sequence ATGAACAAAACGAGGTTTTTCCAATGGGAGGTCTTCGGTTTCTTTTTCATATTCTTTCTTGGTGCTCTTCTCCATATGGTCTATGAATGGAGTAACGGCAATATTGTCGTTGGTGCTCTGACTCCCGTCAATGAAAGTATCTGGGAGCACCTGAAAATGGTATTCCTTCCAGGAATTGTCCTTCTAGTTCTTGAGGCCATCTTGTGCAAAGAGATCACATTCCCATCCTTGATCCTTGGAAAGACGCTGGGCATATATATCATGTGCGGCACTATTCTAGGAGGCTTTTATTTCTATACTCTCTTTATCCATCATGTCTTGATTATCGACATACTTCTTATGGCTATCGCAGTGGCGCTCGGGCAGGTGGTTTCTTATTTTGTCTCTTCGAGGGTGGAAATCGGTCGAGCATTGGCCCTATTGTCATTAGTAATGCTTTTCGCGCTCGGAGTTGCTTTCGTAGTATTTACGTTCATTCCACCTCACTGGGAGCCTTTCAAGGACTCTTTGACGGGGGGTTACGGTATTCAGTAG
- a CDS encoding urocanate hydratase has protein sequence MYGSMEIKLDESLPPDPVFRQGIRRAPKRELNLSRKEIELALHNALRYIPTGLHDRLAPEFLQELLTMGRIYGYRYRPQGEIKGKPIDQYKGKCIEGKAFQVMIDNNLDFEVALYPYELVTYGETGQVCQNWMQYRLIKRYLEELTDEQTLVVMSGHPLGLFKSGSSSPRVIITNALMVGMFDNQEQWIKAQALGVANYGQMTAGGWMYIGPQGIVHGTFNTILNAGRLKLGIADDGDLRGHLFVSSGLGGMSGAQGKAVKIAGGVGIIAEVDRSRIRTRLEQGWIDEVVEVPEKAFELAERKTRNNESHAIAFHGNIVDLLEFAVEKGLNIELLSDQTSCHAPYDGGYCPQGLTFEERTELLRTDKRKFREAVDKSLIKHFECIRQLVKGGTYFFDYGNSFMKAVFDAGAKEIAKNGLDTSEGFIFPSYVEDIMGPMLFDFGYGPFRWVCLSGRKEDLLKTDAAALRCIDPERRGQDRDNYMWIKDADKNKLVVGTQARILYQDASGRRDIALEFNDMVRNGEIGPVVIGRDHHDTGGTDSPFRETANIKDGSNVMADMATQCFAGNAARGMSMVSLHNGGGVGIGKAINGGFGLVLDGSRRVDEIIKTSISWDVMSGVARRAWARNENALLVASEFNKEKGRSEQITLPFLVEEEIIKKTMKIVDWE, from the coding sequence ATGTACGGATCGATGGAGATCAAATTAGATGAGAGTTTGCCACCAGATCCTGTCTTTAGGCAAGGAATTAGAAGGGCGCCGAAAAGAGAGCTCAATCTCTCCCGGAAAGAGATTGAACTTGCGTTGCATAATGCGCTTCGTTATATACCGACAGGACTTCATGACAGGCTAGCTCCTGAGTTTCTTCAAGAGCTTTTGACCATGGGAAGGATCTACGGATACCGTTATCGTCCTCAGGGTGAGATAAAGGGAAAGCCAATCGATCAGTACAAAGGAAAATGCATTGAGGGTAAGGCATTCCAGGTAATGATCGACAATAATCTTGACTTCGAAGTGGCCCTTTACCCTTACGAACTGGTAACTTATGGAGAGACTGGGCAGGTCTGCCAGAACTGGATGCAGTACAGGCTTATTAAGAGATATCTCGAGGAGCTGACCGATGAGCAGACTCTTGTGGTAATGTCCGGACACCCGCTTGGCCTATTCAAATCGGGTAGTTCAAGCCCGAGGGTCATTATCACCAATGCGCTTATGGTGGGAATGTTCGATAACCAGGAGCAGTGGATCAAGGCTCAGGCTCTGGGAGTAGCCAATTACGGACAGATGACTGCTGGTGGATGGATGTACATCGGGCCTCAGGGGATAGTTCACGGTACGTTCAACACGATCCTCAACGCCGGAAGGCTGAAGCTGGGAATTGCAGACGACGGTGATCTTCGAGGACATCTCTTTGTTTCCTCTGGCCTCGGAGGGATGAGCGGAGCCCAGGGAAAGGCAGTCAAGATAGCCGGCGGTGTGGGAATTATTGCCGAGGTTGACCGGTCGAGAATTAGGACTAGATTGGAGCAGGGCTGGATCGATGAAGTTGTAGAAGTGCCCGAGAAGGCCTTTGAGCTGGCAGAAAGAAAGACCAGGAACAATGAGAGTCATGCGATTGCCTTCCACGGAAACATAGTCGATCTACTGGAATTTGCGGTTGAGAAAGGTTTGAACATTGAGCTTCTTTCGGACCAGACGTCTTGTCATGCTCCGTACGACGGCGGCTACTGTCCTCAGGGACTTACATTCGAGGAGAGAACAGAACTCCTCAGAACGGACAAGCGCAAATTCAGAGAGGCCGTGGACAAATCTCTCATTAAGCACTTCGAATGCATTAGACAGCTGGTGAAAGGGGGAACTTACTTCTTCGATTACGGGAACTCTTTTATGAAGGCAGTCTTTGATGCAGGAGCAAAGGAAATCGCTAAGAACGGATTAGACACTTCTGAAGGATTCATCTTCCCGTCGTACGTCGAGGACATCATGGGCCCCATGTTGTTCGATTTCGGTTACGGTCCCTTTCGCTGGGTGTGTCTGAGCGGGAGAAAGGAAGATCTACTCAAAACAGATGCTGCCGCACTGAGATGTATCGATCCAGAACGCCGTGGACAGGACAGAGACAACTACATGTGGATAAAGGATGCAGACAAAAACAAGTTGGTTGTAGGTACTCAGGCAAGAATACTGTATCAGGATGCGTCAGGCAGGCGCGATATTGCCCTGGAATTCAATGACATGGTTAGAAATGGAGAGATAGGACCGGTAGTGATAGGAAGAGATCATCACGACACCGGAGGAACGGACTCGCCTTTCAGGGAGACCGCAAATATTAAGGACGGAAGTAATGTCATGGCAGACATGGCAACACAGTGCTTTGCAGGAAATGCGGCCCGAGGTATGAGCATGGTCTCGCTTCACAATGGGGGTGGAGTGGGAATAGGGAAGGCAATAAACGGAGGATTTGGGCTTGTTCTAGACGGAAGTCGGAGAGTTGATGAGATAATCAAGACATCAATATCCTGGGATGTCATGAGCGGTGTTGCAAGGAGAGCCTGGGCGAGAAACGAAAATGCCCTGTTGGTTGCCTCCGAATTCAACAAAGAGAAAGGGAGAAGCGAGCAGATTACTCTTCCATTCCTGGTGGAGGAAGAGATAATCAAAAAGACGATGAAGATTGTGGATTGGGAGTGA
- a CDS encoding pyruvate kinase alpha/beta domain-containing protein, giving the protein MTMYFSKSDEETTRALLQRIFQRSEETRIRDVVLPSTSGRVAEIAHELVPDSVKLTVVTHSVGFREPNGDEFDPAIRKLYAGSRHSLLTATHLFRGIDGAFAKANGGVYPPQVFATALRLFGQGTKVAVEIAIMAADAGLIRVGDWAITSGGTGHGIDTAYIVKPCHSIDLSLFEFGELIGIPSSL; this is encoded by the coding sequence ATGACTATGTATTTCTCTAAGAGTGATGAAGAGACTACCAGAGCTCTTCTTCAAAGGATTTTCCAGCGATCGGAGGAAACGCGGATCAGGGATGTGGTTTTGCCTTCGACTAGTGGAAGAGTCGCAGAAATTGCCCATGAGCTCGTCCCCGATTCAGTTAAACTGACCGTTGTTACTCATAGCGTGGGCTTCAGGGAGCCAAACGGTGATGAATTCGATCCGGCGATCAGGAAGCTTTACGCAGGTAGCAGGCACTCTTTGTTGACGGCGACTCATCTCTTTCGGGGTATTGATGGCGCCTTTGCCAAGGCGAACGGTGGGGTCTATCCGCCTCAGGTATTTGCGACTGCTCTGCGGCTATTCGGTCAGGGAACGAAGGTGGCCGTGGAGATCGCGATCATGGCTGCCGACGCCGGATTGATAAGAGTCGGCGACTGGGCGATCACCTCGGGAGGAACCGGACATGGAATAGATACTGCCTACATTGTCAAACCGTGTCATTCCATTGATCTGAGTCTCTTTGAATTTGGAGAGCTGATTGGGATTCCTTCGAGCCTTTGA
- a CDS encoding glycosyltransferase family 4 protein produces the protein MKEAGALLIDTIRETSDSVDRSLMTFESACEVVSKSGQIADGFAAAINLINMLNNREKLSEIARHENSLLRILAAIRIGELLSPEKFDDQAKEWRGDSLLMTSLLRGMVRAGKEVHENSVLSLAGISEETDFLLARLLRSQELEAVFSRELLPIVAESAILSQRKDWDADLLLSLWEKERSIRRSLLYLADGNEMLIRDMLNRIDGSDKSLALMGLMKATRYGIDLPPNHPILSSDTSISTLRESLKNLGNHSIIGNPLVQFSFYGDPLKAGKGSSGGIGTFLRTLGNKLSETLPGVITVVPIDAKDLLKNNLLLNKERERHLFIYVPLIDYEKVKADSFLEGRLDVLSNVSDILAIGGIHPAQFHMRFSDYASYSMLHLANEMNSKSFFTITPDPQRSFSDHNGDLISLDSIKALKETSRVEISHSMVRECDRLFGIGAEESHSQLLSYYPQLVEKSVAKKLEMMPEGISLSNECPIAVEGPLFSILFDKNREFFLDRAFRENPLLLTIGRLDPAKGQTKLLKAWGDSQLRDSFNLVIIGGDIENPNQIELNELEEIRKYAQENRKIQGRFCHLPAMNNDRIRCLENSIAHVKTTPWPPIYVAPSFKEEFGIAILEAMAAGFVAIGPRRGGVKSYIRHEKNGFLMDTTNESTIRNDLQKVLLDRQNSARKMKMIAENGSKTVYRRYSISVVAKMFSSSYTS, from the coding sequence GTGAAGGAAGCAGGTGCACTCCTTATTGATACAATTCGAGAAACCTCTGATTCAGTGGATCGATCTCTGATGACTTTTGAATCTGCCTGTGAAGTCGTAAGTAAGAGCGGGCAGATTGCAGATGGATTCGCTGCTGCTATTAATCTTATAAACATGCTCAATAATCGCGAGAAACTCTCCGAAATAGCTAGACATGAGAATTCTCTGCTAAGAATCCTGGCAGCGATCAGGATAGGGGAGCTTCTGAGCCCAGAGAAGTTCGACGATCAAGCAAAGGAGTGGAGAGGAGACAGTCTTCTGATGACGTCGCTTCTGAGAGGCATGGTTCGAGCTGGAAAGGAAGTCCATGAGAATAGTGTCCTGAGTTTGGCAGGAATCTCTGAAGAAACGGATTTTCTCCTCGCCCGACTGCTCCGTAGTCAAGAGCTGGAAGCGGTTTTTTCGAGAGAGCTGCTGCCGATAGTTGCTGAATCGGCAATTCTGAGTCAAAGGAAGGATTGGGACGCGGATCTCCTGCTGAGTCTCTGGGAAAAAGAGAGAAGCATTCGGCGATCTCTGCTGTACCTGGCGGATGGGAACGAGATGCTCATCAGAGATATGCTTAACAGAATTGATGGATCTGACAAATCTCTCGCCCTTATGGGCTTAATGAAGGCTACCAGATATGGGATCGATCTGCCTCCAAATCATCCCATACTCAGTTCCGATACCTCAATCAGTACGCTCCGTGAGTCCCTGAAGAATCTGGGAAATCACTCAATTATCGGAAATCCTCTGGTTCAGTTCAGCTTTTATGGTGATCCGCTGAAGGCGGGGAAAGGTTCTAGCGGAGGCATTGGAACCTTCCTTAGAACACTTGGCAATAAGCTGTCTGAGACTCTTCCGGGCGTGATTACAGTCGTTCCGATCGATGCCAAAGACCTGTTGAAAAACAATCTCTTGTTAAACAAAGAAAGAGAGCGGCATCTCTTCATTTATGTGCCGTTAATTGACTATGAGAAAGTGAAGGCAGATAGTTTTCTAGAAGGAAGGTTGGACGTTCTATCAAACGTAAGTGATATTCTCGCGATTGGTGGTATTCATCCAGCACAATTTCACATGCGCTTTTCCGATTATGCTTCCTATTCAATGCTCCATTTGGCTAATGAGATGAACTCGAAGTCGTTCTTCACGATAACTCCAGATCCGCAGCGAAGCTTTTCCGATCATAACGGAGATCTCATCAGCCTGGATTCAATCAAGGCATTGAAGGAGACATCAAGAGTGGAGATCTCACACTCAATGGTGAGAGAGTGCGACAGATTATTTGGTATCGGTGCGGAAGAAAGTCACAGTCAGCTCTTATCCTATTATCCTCAGCTTGTCGAGAAGAGTGTCGCGAAAAAACTTGAAATGATGCCTGAGGGCATCTCACTAAGTAATGAATGTCCCATTGCCGTCGAAGGCCCACTCTTCTCGATTTTGTTTGACAAAAACAGAGAATTCTTTCTCGACCGCGCATTCAGGGAAAACCCGCTTCTGCTTACGATTGGCAGGCTCGATCCTGCAAAGGGACAGACAAAACTGCTAAAGGCCTGGGGAGATTCACAGCTCAGGGACTCATTCAATCTGGTTATTATTGGAGGAGACATAGAGAATCCAAATCAAATTGAGCTGAACGAACTGGAAGAGATAAGAAAGTACGCGCAGGAAAACCGCAAAATTCAGGGTAGGTTCTGTCACTTGCCTGCGATGAATAATGATAGGATAAGATGTCTTGAGAACAGCATCGCACATGTAAAGACTACTCCCTGGCCCCCCATCTATGTTGCACCTTCTTTCAAAGAGGAGTTTGGCATTGCGATTCTCGAGGCTATGGCGGCCGGTTTCGTTGCAATAGGACCCAGGCGAGGAGGGGTGAAGAGCTATATACGTCACGAAAAAAACGGTTTTCTTATGGATACGACCAATGAGTCGACTAT